One genomic region from Quercus robur chromosome 4, dhQueRobu3.1, whole genome shotgun sequence encodes:
- the LOC126721807 gene encoding uncharacterized protein LOC126721807 has product MAPPRRNTGNGQSNAEGTTNLQAIIEAIGGLTNIVQHQVGATNPTCALEKFRKLDPPTFKGTKDPIEADNWLKEIERLFRAMEVSDGQRVILAVFVLKGDALEWWESTERTHGREVITWKHFIELFRRRYFPDSLMVQKEAEFIRIAQGTQSVYEYERKFAELSRFGPHMVDTEARKARHFERGLREEIQGPVSMFKLETYAEVVDRALIAERNCNRLSKANDQEKDPNQSNFLKGKSSEISFKKQGVPNSNKKAHKTCPRCGKAHGGTCYLESRACFKCGKTGHFIKDCPDLKSEPRAEPNDINHRPKIQGRVFAITGQGVEESKSGTISLFFSLMK; this is encoded by the coding sequence ATGGCTCCACCAAGGAGGAACACAGGGAATGGTCAATCGAATGCTGAGGGAACCACTAATCTTCAAGCTATTATTGAAGCCATTGGGGGTTTAACCAATATAGTGCAACATCAAGTAGGAGCCACCAATCCAACTTGTGCTTTAGAGAAGTTTAGAAAGCTTGACCCTCCTACTTTCAAGGGTACAAAGGATCCAATAGAGGCTGACAACTGGCTTAAGGAGATAGAAAGACTCTTTAGGGCAATGGAGGTTAGTGATGGGCAACGAGTTATCCTTGCTGTTTTTGTATTGAAAGGTGATGCATTGGAATGGTGGGAGTCCACAGAGAGGACACATGGGAGAGAAGTTATAACTTGGAAGCATTTTATTGAGCTCTTTCGTAGGAGGTATTTTCCTGATAGTTTAATGGTCCAAAAGGAAGCTGAGTTTATTCGCATAGCACAAGGTACTCAATCAGTGTATGAGTATGAGCGGAAATTTGCTGAATTATCCCGCTTTGGTCCACACATGGTTGACACAGAAGCAAGGAAGGCTAGGCATTTTGAAAGGGGTTTAAGGGAGGAAATTCAAGGACCAGTTTCCATGTTCAAATTGGAAACATATGCAGAGGTGGTAGATCGAGCTCTCATAGCTGAGAGAAATTGCAATCGTCTTTCAAAGGCCAATGATCAGGAGAAGGATCCAAATCAAAGTAATTTTCTTAAGGGAAAGTctagtgaaatttcattcaagaaGCAAGGGGTGCCCAATTCAAACAAGAAGGCACATAAGACTTGTCCAAGATGTGGAAAGGCTCATGGTGGAACATGTTATTTGGAGTCAAGAGCATGTTTTAAATGTGGCAAAACTGGACACTTTATCAAAGATTGCCCAGATCTGAAGAGTGAGCCAAGGGCTGAGCCTAATGATATAAATCATAGGCCAAAAATCCAAGGAAGAGTGTTTGCCATTACTGGGCAAGGTGTTGAGGAATCTAAGTCAGGTACCAtctccttatttttttctcttatgaAGTGA